A genomic window from Chlorobium phaeobacteroides DSM 266 includes:
- a CDS encoding DUF4351 domain-containing protein: MQLPDWLNSQVWQELETIEENEKMEYVTSIERLGMVKGQYTLLKRLLESRFGLLPEWASEKLKNAKSKELEAWADAILTAPTLEDVFKKSDVS, from the coding sequence ATGCAACTGCCGGATTGGTTGAACAGCCAGGTCTGGCAAGAACTTGAAACAATTGAGGAGAATGAGAAAATGGAATACGTTACAAGCATAGAACGACTTGGCATGGTCAAGGGCCAATACACCTTACTGAAAAGGCTACTCGAAAGCCGCTTTGGCCTGTTACCCGAGTGGGCTTCAGAGAAGTTGAAAAACGCCAAATCAAAAGAGCTGGAAGCTTGGGCTGATGCGATTCTCACAGCACCGACTCTGGAAGATGTTTTCAAAAAATCGGATGTGTCATAA
- a CDS encoding RpnC/YadD family protein, which produces MLNGDEKWIYIHVEVQGTQQSGFAERMFVYNYRIFDRYKRPVASLAVLADKHKQWKPTSYSFSVLGCKLSLEFPLAKLTDYEERLDELLESDNVFGWITAAHILTQKTKKQDQERYAAKIRLARILYQRHWEKQRIIDLLYCKLADATAGLVEQPGLART; this is translated from the coding sequence GTGTTGAATGGTGACGAGAAGTGGATATACATTCACGTTGAAGTACAGGGCACACAGCAATCTGGATTTGCCGAACGGATGTTTGTTTACAATTACCGTATTTTCGACCGATACAAGCGGCCTGTTGCCAGTCTGGCAGTGCTTGCGGATAAACACAAGCAGTGGAAACCCACCTCTTATAGCTTTTCCGTGCTGGGCTGCAAACTCTCTCTTGAGTTCCCGCTTGCCAAGCTGACCGATTACGAAGAGCGACTTGATGAGCTGCTGGAATCAGATAACGTTTTTGGATGGATTACAGCAGCTCATATCCTGACCCAAAAAACCAAAAAACAGGATCAGGAACGCTATGCGGCAAAAATACGCTTAGCACGAATACTCTATCAGCGTCACTGGGAGAAACAACGTATCATTGATTTATTATATTGCAAATTGGCTGATGCAACTGCCGGATTGGTTGAACAGCCAGGTCTGGCAAGAACTTGA
- a CDS encoding Abi family protein codes for MRYTDFEHIMTPARMGRYLTACGGNTRKAMTMYCKNLQLSQELFTVISCFEIALRNAIDKHYAGTFGNDWLRNAAAPGGIFDNSQCRMTKTTINDAIQKLNHSYTHCKLVAELGFGLWR; via the coding sequence ATGAGGTACACCGATTTTGAACATATCATGACTCCGGCCCGGATGGGGCGCTATTTGACAGCTTGCGGAGGCAATACTCGTAAGGCTATGACGATGTATTGCAAGAACTTACAGCTATCCCAAGAGCTTTTTACCGTCATCAGTTGTTTTGAAATCGCCCTCCGAAATGCCATTGATAAGCATTACGCGGGCACCTTCGGCAACGATTGGCTACGTAATGCCGCTGCTCCGGGTGGTATTTTCGATAACTCGCAATGCAGGATGACTAAAACCACTATCAACGATGCAATCCAAAAGCTGAACCACTCTTACACTCACTGTAAACTGGTTGCTGAATTGGGTTTTGGGCTTTGGAGGTAA